The Macadamia integrifolia cultivar HAES 741 unplaced genomic scaffold, SCU_Mint_v3 scaffold1794, whole genome shotgun sequence genome window below encodes:
- the LOC122064848 gene encoding protein SEED AND ROOT HAIR PROTECTIVE PROTEIN-like produces the protein MENVDTSVHPVKPGFIGAVARITCKAVDKHGFVTGSYTVMSDTDKSGYFLAKMSLTEIKEVGNITECKGYLDMSSLISCSIPTNVNKGITGSPLAGPRYLSHSKTHLYTVGPFEYIPVLPLGH, from the exons ATGGAAAATGTTGACACCTCAGTCCATCCTGTTAAACCAGGCTTCATAG GAGCTGTGGCAAGGATAACATGCAAGGCAGTAGACAAGCATGGATTTGTGACAGGTAGCTACACTGTGATGAGTGACACAGATAAATCAGGATACTTCTTGGCAAAGATGTCCTTGACAGAGATCAAAGAAGTTGGAAACATCACAGAGTGCAAGGGATACCTTGACATGTCTTCATTGATCTCATGCAGCATTCCCACCAATGTCAATAAGGGGATCACCGGAAGCCCTCTTGCCGGCCCTCGCTACCTTTCCCATAGCAAGACGCACTTGTACACTGTGGGGCCATTCGAGTACATCCCGGTGTTGCCACTCGGCCACTAA
- the LOC122064851 gene encoding cyclin-dependent protein kinase inhibitor SMR15-like codes for MVSLCRAKDMPSPASSSTGFFKRLEGSERVEGGKCSLAANTEGEAVKKLTIAVKEEEEKVWSEERCCTPKAKECRIQEVLTCPPAPRKRRTSYSSPLALRVKETETETEMETEYFFSPPNLESIFALHDAHKVKFKN; via the coding sequence ATGGTGAGCCTTTGCAGGGCCAAGGACATGCCATCGCCGGCGTCTTCTTCTACAGGTTTCTTCAAGCGTTTGGAAGGATCGGAAAGAGTTGAAGGAGGGAAGTGCAGCTTAGCTGCTAACACAGAGGGAGAAGCTGTGAAGAAGCTAACGATCGctgtgaaagaagaagaagaaaaggtatGGAGTGAGGAGAGGTGTTGTACGCCAAAGGCGAAGGAATGTAGGATACAGGAAGTGCTGACGTGTCCACCGGCTCCAAGAAAACGTAGGACTTCCTATTCTTCGCCGTTGGCCCTGCGCGTGAAGGAGACGGAGACAGAGACGGAGATGGAGACAGAGTATTTCTTCTCCCCTCCCAACCTGGAATCCATTTTCGCGCTTCACGATGCGCACAAGGTCAAattcaaaaattag